The following are from one region of the Terriglobia bacterium genome:
- a CDS encoding formylglycine-generating enzyme family protein gives MVGFSIATAAFAARQDLGAGPPEPDDLPAVHAMLLPDFLKDVDKFSQLSRTLAAYRTRGIPDRGAERQINKSAKALEDRVDHMLDYLLDGAEAPGLQQFPKTNDKSLPDRLMVLDTTASSVVRKVQQYVAGQRKDEINARLAADLIQDLQTIKVIARDLRRAAPLNSRAGFTPPPTAKNAATGMEFVHIPPGEFTMGCSGRQNQCDFDELPPRHVRITKDFEAGIYEVTQAQWLAVMPSNPSHFNGPDLPVEQVSWNDVQQFFQKLNALQDGYQYRLPTEAEWEYVARAGSGEARSASLDEIAWYGGNSGSHTHPVGQKQPNAWGLYDTIGNVWEWVQDWYDAEYYQYGPDTDPSGPPTGQSRTLRGGSWFYLPLNGRVSYRDAIQPDGGFDAMGFRCIRERIAEGDAVK, from the coding sequence GTGGTTGGTTTCAGTATCGCGACAGCCGCCTTTGCAGCCCGGCAGGATCTGGGTGCGGGCCCACCGGAGCCCGACGACTTGCCCGCCGTGCATGCCATGCTGCTGCCGGATTTTCTGAAGGACGTCGATAAATTCAGCCAGCTCAGCCGCACTCTCGCGGCATACCGGACTCGTGGGATCCCCGACCGCGGAGCCGAAAGACAGATCAACAAGAGTGCCAAGGCCCTCGAAGACCGTGTCGATCACATGCTCGACTACCTGCTGGACGGGGCCGAGGCTCCCGGCTTGCAACAGTTCCCTAAGACCAATGACAAATCGCTTCCGGACCGTCTTATGGTGTTGGACACCACGGCCTCGTCGGTCGTTCGCAAAGTCCAACAGTACGTCGCCGGACAGCGCAAAGATGAAATCAACGCGCGTCTCGCCGCCGACCTGATTCAGGATCTGCAGACGATCAAAGTCATCGCCCGTGATTTGCGGCGCGCCGCTCCATTAAACAGCCGCGCTGGATTCACGCCGCCACCGACGGCAAAAAATGCAGCCACTGGAATGGAGTTCGTCCATATTCCGCCGGGAGAATTCACAATGGGGTGCTCGGGCAGGCAGAATCAGTGCGATTTCGATGAACTGCCGCCAAGGCACGTCCGCATTACGAAGGATTTCGAAGCCGGAATCTATGAGGTGACGCAGGCGCAATGGCTGGCGGTCATGCCATCCAATCCCAGTCACTTCAATGGTCCGGACCTGCCTGTCGAACAGGTCAGTTGGAACGACGTCCAGCAATTCTTCCAGAAACTGAACGCGCTTCAGGACGGTTATCAATATCGTCTGCCCACCGAAGCCGAATGGGAATATGTGGCGCGCGCCGGTTCCGGCGAGGCGCGCTCGGCTTCTCTCGACGAGATTGCCTGGTATGGAGGGAACTCGGGATCGCATACCCATCCCGTGGGCCAGAAACAACCGAACGCCTGGGGGCTGTACGACACGATCGGCAACGTCTGGGAGTGGGTACAGGACTGGTACGACGCCGAATATTACCAGTACGGTCCCGATACCGATCCCTCCGGGCCGCCAACCGGACAGAGCCGGACACTTCGAGGCGGTTCCTGGTTCTACCTTCCGCTCAACGGCCGTGTCTCATATCGGGACGCCATCCAACCTGACGGCGGCTTTGATGCGATGGGCTTCCGCTGCATCCGAGAGCGAATCGCTGAAGGTGACGCCGTAAAGTAA
- a CDS encoding peroxiredoxin, translating into MAPDFTLKASDGQTYTLSKLKGKTVVLAWFPKAFTGGUTAECQALRESGSSIKAFDVAYFMISVDTLEQNTAFAKQENANFPLLADPTQQTANKYGVLRDYGELGKLANRWTFYIGPDGKIEAIDKTVNPATSGQVLVDKLKQLKVPAKK; encoded by the coding sequence ATGGCGCCCGACTTCACTCTGAAAGCCAGCGACGGCCAGACGTACACGCTGTCGAAGCTGAAGGGGAAGACCGTCGTCCTGGCGTGGTTCCCCAAGGCGTTTACCGGTGGCTGAACGGCCGAGTGCCAAGCCCTCCGTGAGAGCGGCAGTTCGATCAAAGCATTCGACGTAGCCTATTTCATGATCAGCGTGGATACGCTGGAACAGAACACAGCGTTCGCAAAGCAGGAAAATGCGAACTTCCCCCTTCTCGCCGACCCCACTCAACAGACAGCCAACAAATACGGTGTGCTCCGGGATTATGGCGAACTCGGAAAGCTTGCCAACCGCTGGACCTTTTATATCGGTCCGGATGGAAAAATCGAAGCAATCGACAAGACGGTGAATCCTGCAACGTCCGGCCAGGTCCTGGTGGATAAGTTAAAGCAACTTAAGGTCCCGGCAAAGAAGTAG
- a CDS encoding ABC transporter permease: MKTVYTFYTEAFRIALQAILAHKLRAFLTLIGIIIGVASVVVVGAAISGLDTYVIDRVSRVLGVNHFMIARMANVGPLSDEEWDLRNRRNKRLTLDDFEWVLQNCRLCQEVGAEVDRNVDLKHGTEELFGTGIIGVTANVADIEDKTIDDGRFIRTNDLDTAAPVVVIGDELREKFFPGLDPIGKTVKIAGFPMEIVGVEQKRGSLFGNSLDNHAYIPITTYGRMFGRQDSIQIHGKSRDREQFDATFEQGRLSMRIRHKLKGNQDDDFGAVNVQQVNNQVDQFTGSIAAVVTPITLISLVVGGIVVMNIMLVSVTERTFEIGLRKALGARRKQIMLQFLIESALLSALGGMLGLALAAGISWVVAATTPIPMTITAAYIVLSLVVSGGIGMIAGIYPAYRAARLDPIVALTKS, translated from the coding sequence ATGAAAACCGTATATACGTTTTATACCGAAGCCTTTCGCATTGCGCTGCAGGCTATTCTTGCGCACAAGCTCAGGGCGTTTCTGACGCTGATCGGCATCATTATCGGCGTCGCTTCAGTCGTGGTCGTGGGGGCTGCCATCAGCGGCCTGGATACCTATGTGATCGACCGCGTCTCGCGGGTACTCGGCGTCAACCATTTCATGATCGCCCGGATGGCCAATGTCGGACCTTTGAGCGACGAGGAATGGGACCTTCGAAACCGGCGAAATAAGCGCCTCACCCTGGACGACTTCGAGTGGGTCCTGCAGAACTGCAGGCTGTGCCAGGAAGTCGGGGCCGAAGTGGATCGAAACGTCGATCTGAAACACGGAACCGAAGAGCTCTTCGGCACGGGTATCATCGGAGTCACGGCCAACGTAGCCGACATCGAGGACAAGACGATCGACGACGGGCGCTTCATCCGCACAAACGATCTGGATACAGCGGCTCCCGTTGTCGTCATTGGCGACGAGTTGCGCGAGAAGTTCTTCCCCGGCCTCGATCCCATCGGGAAGACGGTCAAGATTGCGGGATTTCCAATGGAGATCGTCGGCGTGGAGCAAAAACGCGGCTCCCTGTTCGGGAACTCGCTCGATAACCACGCCTACATCCCCATCACCACCTACGGCCGAATGTTCGGCCGGCAAGACAGCATTCAAATTCATGGAAAATCGCGCGATCGCGAGCAGTTCGACGCGACCTTCGAACAGGGCCGGCTTTCGATGCGGATACGCCACAAGCTGAAAGGCAATCAGGACGACGATTTCGGCGCTGTCAACGTACAGCAGGTGAACAATCAGGTCGATCAGTTCACCGGAAGCATTGCCGCCGTCGTGACGCCGATTACGCTCATATCGCTGGTTGTCGGCGGCATCGTCGTCATGAACATCATGCTCGTGAGCGTCACCGAGCGCACCTTCGAGATCGGCTTGCGCAAGGCCCTGGGAGCGAGGCGAAAGCAGATCATGCTTCAGTTTCTGATCGAGTCCGCGTTGCTCTCCGCACTGGGTGGAATGCTGGGCCTCGCGCTCGCGGCAGGTATTTCCTGGGTCGTCGCGGCGACGACACCGATTCCGATGACCATCACGGCCGCCTACATTGTTCTGTCGCTCGTGGTGTCGGGCGGCATCGGAATGATCGCAGGGATTTATCCGGCTTACCGGGCGGCGCGGCTCGATCCCATTGTCGCGCTGACGAAGAGTTGA
- a CDS encoding ABC transporter permease: MATVPRREIVSMALDSLRAHKFRSVLTVLGIVIGVSTVIAIASILTGLRDNLVKVIEEYGTDNIYAFHLSTGFTQNQERDERTRKPLTEDDAAAVRAQAPSVQGVALAEFPDFGLSSVLTYRGRTYKRGNLQGVSANYAETTNVATSNGRFISEFDDQHRRNTMVIGWSVADAFFLDHQSAIGAEVKMGGHTFEITGVLQKRKNAFLGENDEDNAIYIPFRTMRQISPGRHWMLLTIQAKSGQIHEALGQVEGILRRQRGVKFNEPDNFDLGTADRFISEFDNITKLAGLIAIAMSSVGLLVGGIGVMNIMLVSVKERTPEIGVRKAMGARKSDITMQFLCEAMTLTFLGGLAGVLFAMAASQVIMFFIPSLPASVPIWAVIAGLLVSIAVGLLFGVWPAQKASRLDPVECLRYE, from the coding sequence ATGGCAACCGTTCCGCGTAGAGAAATCGTATCGATGGCGCTCGACAGCCTCCGGGCACACAAGTTCAGAAGTGTGCTGACGGTGCTCGGTATCGTTATCGGCGTCTCTACGGTGATCGCGATCGCTTCGATCCTCACGGGCCTGCGCGACAACCTCGTCAAAGTGATCGAAGAATATGGAACGGACAATATTTATGCCTTCCATCTTTCGACCGGCTTCACACAGAACCAGGAACGCGATGAACGGACGCGGAAACCGCTCACGGAAGACGACGCAGCCGCCGTCCGCGCGCAGGCGCCGAGCGTCCAGGGTGTCGCGCTGGCGGAGTTTCCGGATTTTGGTCTCAGCTCAGTGCTCACCTATCGCGGACGCACTTACAAAAGGGGCAACCTGCAGGGTGTCTCCGCCAACTACGCCGAGACCACCAATGTAGCGACCAGCAACGGCCGTTTCATTTCGGAATTCGACGATCAACACCGCCGCAATACCATGGTGATCGGGTGGAGCGTCGCCGATGCCTTTTTTCTGGATCATCAGAGCGCCATCGGCGCCGAAGTCAAAATGGGCGGGCACACCTTCGAAATCACCGGCGTCCTGCAAAAGCGAAAGAACGCGTTTCTCGGTGAAAACGACGAGGACAACGCGATCTATATCCCGTTCCGCACCATGCGGCAGATATCTCCCGGCCGGCATTGGATGTTGCTCACCATTCAAGCCAAGTCCGGGCAGATTCACGAAGCCCTGGGCCAGGTGGAAGGTATCCTGCGGCGGCAGCGCGGGGTGAAGTTCAATGAGCCCGATAACTTCGATCTCGGCACGGCGGACCGGTTCATCTCGGAGTTCGACAACATCACGAAGTTGGCAGGCCTGATCGCCATCGCGATGTCGAGCGTCGGCCTGCTTGTCGGCGGGATCGGCGTGATGAATATCATGCTGGTCTCGGTCAAGGAACGAACGCCGGAGATCGGCGTCCGCAAAGCGATGGGCGCGCGCAAAAGCGATATCACGATGCAATTTCTATGCGAAGCGATGACGCTGACATTTCTTGGCGGGCTGGCCGGCGTCCTGTTCGCGATGGCCGCCAGCCAGGTGATCATGTTTTTTATTCCGTCGCTGCCCGCGTCCGTGCCGATCTGGGCGGTAATCGCCGGGCTTCTGGTATCGATCGCCGTCGGATTGCTTTTCGGAGTCTGGCCGGCGCAGAAAGCATCCCGGCTCGATCCCGTCGAATGCCTGAGATACGAGTGA
- a CDS encoding MBL fold metallo-hydrolase: MKIALGLLLAVSMLAAQTTNDTPEAHFAAARAAAGDDFQNLLNFQCYGPGPGGQRAAAGAGAPRGQGSGRGAGSGQRAGGQRGAPDRSTWHMEPAKVFDNLYFFGQTEYAVWAITTSQGIIVLDTIFDYSVEDEVAGGMKKLGLDPANIKYAVVSHAHPDHAGGARFLQEHYGTRVIMSPADYDMLDRSNGTKPNRDLIATDGEKLTLGDTTLTLYITPGHTPGTISTVFPVKENGRTHIAALWGGVGLNSDKASLQNYIDSAERFSGIVRQAGADIILANHTDWDHTKINVPLLAKGSVTPNPYVVGNAKVLNFLKVAEECAKARLPLAN, from the coding sequence ATGAAGATCGCCCTTGGTTTGCTGCTGGCGGTTTCGATGCTGGCGGCTCAGACGACAAACGATACGCCCGAAGCACACTTCGCTGCTGCGAGGGCCGCAGCCGGTGACGATTTCCAGAATCTGCTCAATTTCCAATGCTACGGACCCGGGCCCGGCGGGCAGAGGGCAGCTGCTGGCGCAGGAGCGCCCCGCGGGCAAGGCAGCGGACGGGGAGCTGGAAGCGGGCAGCGCGCGGGTGGGCAAAGGGGCGCGCCGGACCGCTCGACCTGGCATATGGAGCCGGCGAAGGTCTTCGACAACCTCTATTTCTTCGGCCAGACCGAGTATGCCGTGTGGGCGATCACGACGTCGCAGGGCATCATCGTGCTCGACACGATCTTTGATTATTCCGTCGAGGACGAGGTCGCCGGCGGGATGAAAAAGCTGGGCCTGGATCCGGCCAACATCAAATATGCCGTCGTCAGCCATGCGCATCCGGATCATGCCGGCGGCGCCCGGTTTCTGCAGGAGCATTACGGCACGCGCGTGATCATGTCGCCCGCGGATTACGACATGCTCGACCGTTCCAACGGTACGAAACCGAACCGCGACCTGATCGCCACCGACGGAGAGAAACTCACGCTCGGCGACACCACGCTGACTCTTTACATCACTCCAGGTCATACGCCGGGTACGATTTCCACCGTGTTTCCGGTGAAGGAGAATGGCCGGACGCACATCGCAGCACTCTGGGGCGGTGTGGGATTGAATTCGGACAAGGCGTCGCTCCAGAACTACATCGATTCGGCCGAGCGATTCAGCGGCATCGTCCGGCAGGCCGGAGCGGACATTATCCTTGCTAATCACACGGACTGGGACCACACCAAGATCAACGTCCCGCTGCTGGCGAAGGGCTCCGTCACGCCGAATCCCTACGTGGTGGGCAATGCGAAGGTTTTGAACTTTCTCAAAGTGGCCGAGGAGTGTGCCAAGGCCCGCCTTCCACTGGCGAACTGA
- a CDS encoding PEP-CTERM sorting domain-containing protein produces the protein MFSSIPGRASIMTFSGIDANPGDMSVRIDHPNSDAALAHFLPNLTGVGTEDFENLTPGPISSTLTFPGAGTTATLTGSVTVQNVPTGTDSNGHYPISGNQYLEDDAPSFSLSFSQPVDAFGFYGVDIGDMGGILTLQLANGSSTSLMVPSGPIPAEDNSSVLYFGFYGTTAADEFTSITFTNSNTADGFAFDDMSIGTFAELASVPEPGSLTLLALGVAGLFGYRWHRRRTTGA, from the coding sequence TTGTTTTCCTCGATACCCGGCCGGGCATCGATCATGACGTTCTCCGGTATCGACGCTAACCCCGGCGACATGAGCGTACGCATCGACCATCCGAATTCAGATGCCGCACTCGCTCATTTTCTGCCGAATCTGACCGGCGTTGGCACCGAGGATTTCGAAAACCTTACTCCGGGCCCGATATCAAGCACCCTGACATTTCCGGGCGCCGGTACCACGGCGACGCTGACCGGAAGTGTAACTGTTCAAAATGTGCCGACTGGGACCGACTCGAATGGCCACTACCCGATTTCCGGTAACCAGTACCTGGAAGACGACGCGCCCTCGTTCTCGCTCAGTTTCTCGCAACCAGTGGATGCTTTTGGTTTCTATGGAGTCGATATCGGCGACATGGGCGGTATCCTGACCTTGCAACTGGCGAACGGTAGCTCCACTTCGTTAATGGTACCGTCCGGGCCCATCCCAGCCGAGGATAATTCCTCGGTGTTGTATTTTGGTTTCTACGGGACCACGGCCGCGGACGAGTTCACCAGTATTACGTTTACCAACTCCAATACCGCTGACGGGTTTGCCTTTGATGACATGTCGATCGGCACGTTCGCAGAGCTTGCCTCGGTTCCCGAACCGGGAAGCCTTACACTGCTCGCGCTTGGCGTCGCCGGTCTGTTCGGATACAGATGGCATCGGCGCAGAACCACTGGCGCATAG
- a CDS encoding alpha/beta hydrolase has protein sequence MRLRMAIAAGTLLLCMPVAKGFGQNFSRAITANYRIASDVTYMKSGAWEGKLDLYARRGAGPQPTLIWIHGGSMTAGTKDGQLLSLMPYLEAGWSVINLEPRLQGVTLAPATLQNTWCALRWVAHNAGMYGFDPAKIVISGASSGSWFAVTAAMTPRFEHWDEACPGNEIPKVAAVVNWYGNWDFADILQGPNQKDYAAGWVQNLPNPLDIARMLAPVVNASTPPTISIHGDADPTVPYTQSVRLHEKLKAAHVKEQMITIPGGKHGGFSRAENERAFAAIEAFLKSQNLWPAS, from the coding sequence ATGCGCCTTCGAATGGCGATAGCCGCCGGTACATTGCTGCTTTGCATGCCTGTTGCAAAGGGTTTCGGCCAAAACTTCTCGCGTGCGATTACGGCCAATTACCGCATTGCTTCGGATGTCACTTATATGAAATCGGGTGCCTGGGAAGGCAAATTGGATCTCTACGCCAGGCGAGGCGCCGGACCGCAACCCACCTTGATCTGGATCCACGGCGGATCGATGACCGCCGGCACAAAAGATGGTCAACTGTTGTCACTGATGCCGTATCTGGAAGCGGGTTGGAGTGTCATCAACCTTGAGCCTCGCCTCCAGGGTGTGACTCTGGCGCCGGCGACGCTGCAAAACACATGGTGCGCTCTGCGCTGGGTTGCTCACAATGCAGGCATGTATGGATTTGATCCGGCGAAGATCGTCATATCCGGCGCATCGTCGGGCTCATGGTTCGCCGTGACAGCGGCAATGACGCCGCGATTTGAACACTGGGACGAGGCCTGTCCCGGAAATGAAATTCCGAAAGTTGCGGCAGTCGTGAATTGGTATGGCAATTGGGATTTCGCCGATATCCTGCAGGGTCCGAATCAAAAAGACTACGCCGCAGGTTGGGTTCAAAATCTGCCGAATCCGCTGGACATCGCGCGAATGCTCGCGCCGGTGGTGAACGCCTCTACGCCCCCGACGATTTCGATTCACGGTGATGCCGATCCCACGGTCCCCTATACACAGTCGGTACGATTGCATGAAAAGTTGAAAGCCGCTCATGTGAAAGAGCAAATGATCACCATCCCCGGCGGCAAGCACGGCGGCTTCAGCCGCGCGGAAAATGAGCGCGCCTTTGCCGCCATCGAGGCTTTCCTGAAGAGCCAGAATCTGTGGCCCGCGAGTTAA
- a CDS encoding DUF4288 domain-containing protein has translation MKRTAKLKWFAVKTAYRTSVQGKPKGNLPDYDAAVTLVEERVILVRAHDHERAMAIADKDADRYTKKPYTNVYGQRVTWRRLKGCILSYELPEDRRPAHLNEVWSLTQVIARGVKDAYISDNLFGPPENDRLTRMKFIDAKVFNLKGGDVWLKARRSKS, from the coding sequence GTGAAACGAACAGCGAAACTGAAATGGTTCGCGGTCAAGACTGCGTATCGCACCTCGGTCCAGGGCAAACCCAAAGGAAATCTGCCGGACTACGATGCCGCCGTCACTCTAGTTGAAGAACGTGTCATTCTCGTCCGTGCGCATGACCATGAACGCGCCATGGCAATAGCGGACAAGGATGCGGACCGCTATACTAAGAAGCCGTATACAAACGTCTACGGACAACGCGTAACCTGGCGGCGGTTGAAAGGCTGCATTCTATCGTATGAACTCCCGGAAGACCGGCGGCCGGCGCATCTGAACGAGGTATGGTCTTTAACTCAGGTCATTGCCCGCGGGGTCAAGGACGCGTACATATCTGATAATCTCTTCGGTCCGCCCGAGAATGATCGGCTCACACGAATGAAATTCATCGATGCAAAGGTTTTCAACCTGAAGGGCGGCGACGTTTGGCTGAAGGCCCGGAGATCCAAGTCGTGA
- a CDS encoding TIGR03435 family protein, which produces MLDHDYSAACIHPDAKRRLSFSVITGIAMVVAAVMPIASQTAGEKPVFEVASVKANTTGRDGRVAPIRVERDRFITTSASITSILQFAYRRSDASTLRNSDIIGAPAWADDDGFDIQAKVGGNGAAISQDQVRLMVQSLLTDRFQLRVHFETRELPLYNLVVAKDGPKMKSSADEVIGKQQLLGMPSPSGGMTLKLTNTHESLPNLANLLQSYARRPIVDKTNLDGFFDITLQWAFETLSATSTAGPPSAEEPSGPSLFTALEEQLGLKLESAKGPVQVLVVDSVQKPTEN; this is translated from the coding sequence ATGCTGGATCACGACTATTCTGCCGCTTGTATCCATCCGGATGCGAAACGCCGCCTCTCATTTTCAGTCATAACGGGAATAGCCATGGTTGTGGCTGCCGTGATGCCGATTGCATCGCAAACGGCAGGTGAGAAGCCCGTGTTCGAAGTGGCTTCCGTCAAGGCGAACACTACTGGACGAGATGGGCGAGTGGCCCCAATCCGTGTTGAACGAGACCGCTTTATCACTACGAGCGCAAGCATCACCTCGATATTGCAATTCGCCTACAGGCGGTCCGATGCAAGCACATTGAGAAACAGTGACATTATCGGAGCACCGGCTTGGGCGGATGACGATGGCTTTGACATTCAAGCCAAAGTGGGAGGCAACGGCGCGGCAATCTCACAGGACCAAGTACGGCTCATGGTCCAATCGCTTTTAACGGATCGTTTTCAATTGAGAGTCCACTTTGAGACGCGTGAGTTGCCTTTATACAATCTCGTCGTCGCGAAGGATGGTCCGAAGATGAAATCGTCCGCTGACGAAGTGATCGGTAAGCAACAACTTTTAGGGATGCCTTCCCCCTCGGGCGGCATGACCCTCAAGCTAACGAATACTCATGAATCGCTGCCGAATTTAGCAAATTTGCTGCAGTCTTATGCCAGGCGTCCCATTGTCGATAAGACCAATCTGGACGGATTCTTCGACATCACTCTGCAATGGGCTTTTGAAACGCTATCGGCTACATCCACCGCAGGTCCGCCATCGGCGGAAGAACCATCTGGTCCTTCCCTGTTTACCGCGCTTGAGGAACAACTTGGATTGAAACTAGAAAGCGCCAAAGGTCCGGTTCAGGTTTTAGTTGTGGATTCCGTTCAAAAGCCGACAGAGAACTGA
- a CDS encoding VWA domain-containing protein, with product MRTFRIACLLACIAASFTTLAETRAQQSPSQILIPVAVTDYKDRYVSGLQKQDFVVYDNGLPRDVTEFTAMAQGPISVAFVMDLYGDKGNERVEEVATQLVNAARPGDEFSVIDFKNGSAIATNFQQDLHEVTKVLAAPHMEQLPALKDGMRLATERIKQAHNPRKFILIVSDGNAHTRVYSRDEIDALASTTDAAIYTITRNFTGISALAPGEGQARASLDEFTQRTGGRHFTMESTTESRDLAMRISADLRTSYVLGFQSQDTNTTYHQVEVQIRNPEVQFLWARHRPAFVVQK from the coding sequence ATGCGCACATTCCGCATTGCGTGTTTGCTTGCCTGTATCGCAGCCTCCTTCACGACGCTCGCAGAAACTCGCGCACAGCAATCGCCTTCACAGATTCTTATCCCGGTAGCCGTCACCGATTACAAAGATCGCTACGTCAGCGGCCTTCAGAAACAGGACTTCGTCGTCTATGACAACGGCCTGCCACGCGATGTGACCGAGTTCACGGCAATGGCTCAGGGTCCGATTTCAGTAGCCTTCGTCATGGATCTTTACGGCGACAAGGGCAATGAGCGAGTTGAGGAGGTAGCCACTCAACTCGTTAACGCAGCGCGGCCAGGTGATGAGTTCTCCGTCATTGATTTTAAGAATGGTTCCGCCATTGCGACCAACTTCCAGCAGGACCTTCATGAAGTGACAAAAGTGCTGGCCGCTCCGCACATGGAACAACTTCCGGCTCTAAAGGACGGCATGCGCCTCGCCACAGAGCGCATCAAGCAAGCTCACAATCCACGCAAGTTCATACTTATCGTCTCGGACGGCAATGCGCATACCCGGGTGTACTCAAGGGATGAGATCGATGCTCTGGCGAGTACGACGGACGCTGCGATCTACACCATCACCCGAAATTTCACCGGTATTTCTGCTTTAGCGCCCGGAGAGGGACAAGCACGCGCAAGCCTGGATGAGTTTACGCAGCGTACAGGCGGTCGTCACTTCACGATGGAGAGCACAACTGAAAGCCGCGATTTAGCCATGCGCATAAGTGCGGATTTGCGCACATCATACGTGTTGGGATTTCAATCGCAGGACACAAACACCACCTACCATCAGGTTGAGGTACAGATCCGCAATCCAGAAGTTCAGTTCTTGTGGGCACGACATCGTCCAGCATTCGTAGTGCAGAAGTAG